The Vreelandella piezotolerans genomic interval GGAAAGCGAAGCGGGCTACACTCAGGCGTATTTGACGCCACGGGAAAGCGAACCACTCACTAACCGTGAGCAAGAGGCGCTCGTACGGGTACTGCTCAATCAGTTCGAGCAGTACGTGAAGCTTTCCAAGAAAGTGCCTAACGAGGTGCTGAATTCGCTGTCCGGCATCGAGGACCCGAGTCGGCTGGTCGACACCATTTGTGCGCATTTGTCACTGAAAATTGGCGACAAGCAAGAGTTGCTCGAAATGGATCGCGTCCGGGATCGTATCGAGCACTTGATGGCGTTGATCGAGTCAGAAATCGATCTGCTTCAGGTCGAGAAGCGCATTCGCTCGCGTGTCAAAGAGCAGATGGAGAAGACTCAGCGAGAGTACTATCTCAACGAGCAGATGAAAGCCATCCAAAAAGAGATGGGTGAGCTGGATAACGTGCCCAATGAGGCAGAGAAGTACGAGCAAGCGATCAAAGCGTCCGGTATGCCCAAAGAGGCATCAGAAAAGGCAACGCAAGAGCTCAACAAGCTCAAAATGATGGCTTCCAACTCTGCCGAAGCAACCGTGGTGCGATCATATCTGGACTGGCTTATTGCCGTGCCTTGGAAAAAGCGCACCCGGGTAAAACACGATCTGGTCAAAGCGCAAGAAGTGCTGGATGCGGATCACTACGGGTTGGAAGAGGTCAAGGCACGCATTCTTGAATATCTTGCCGTACAAAAACGCGTGCGCAAGTTGAAAGGCCCAGTGCTTTGTTTGGTTGGTCCGCCCGGGGTGGGTAAAACGTCGCTTGGTCAATCCATTGCTCGCGCGACTAACCGTAAGTACGTACGTCTTGCCTTGGGTGGCGTCCGTGATGAGTCGGAGATTCGCGGTCATCGTCGCACCTACATTGGATCGCTGCCTGGTAAGCTGATGCAACGTATGAGTCGAGCCGGTGTTAAAAACCCGCTTTTCCTCCTGGATGAGGTGGACAAGCTGGGCATGGATCATCGGGGCGATCCTGCATCGGCACTGCTAGAAGTGCTGGACCCAGAGCAGAACGGTAGCTTTAGCGACCATTACCTCGAGCTGGATTATGACCTTTCCGAGACGCTGTTCATTTGTACGGCGAACTCGATGAACATTCCCGGACCGCTGTTGGATCGTATGGAGATCATTCGTCTTCCGGGCTACACCGAAGATGAAAAACTTGCTATCGCCAAGCGCTATTTGTTGCCTAAGCAGCTTGAAGCGAACGGTCTGGAAACCCATGAGCTGGCACTGGGCGACGATGCTCTGCTGGAGCTCGTGCGCTACTACACACGCGAAGCTGGGGTGCGTGAACTCGAGCGCCAGATCGCGAAAGTGTGTCGTAAGGTACTGCGTGAACGTCTAGAAGCAGAGCGTAAATCAACAGATAAAGCGGGCAGCAAGCTGCAGGCGCAGCAAATACTGACGGCCGAGCAGATCGAAACCTATGCCGGTGTGCGCCGCTACAGCTATGGCTTGGCGGAGCAGGAGGATCAGGTCGGTCGTGTAACGGGCTTGGCCTGGACCTCGGTGGGTGGCGAGCTGCTCAATATCGAATCGGTCGTTACCCCAGGTAAAGGTCGCATCCATAAAACCGGCTCTTTAGGGGATGTCATGAAGGAGTCGGTGAGTGCTGCCCAGACGGTGGTCAAGGCGCGAGCCGAGCGTTACGGGATCGACCATCAGCGTTTCGAGAACGAAGACCTGCATATCCACGTGCCCGAGGGTGCCACGCCTAAAGATGGCCCTAGCGCGGGTATTGCCATGGTGACAGCCATTGTCTCCGCGTATACGCAGCGCCCGGTGCGTTGTGAGGTCGCTATGACGGGTGAGGTCAATCTGCGCGGCGAAGTACTGCCGATTGGGGGGCTAAAGGAGAAATTGCTGGCGGCTCGGCGGGGTGGTATAAAGACCGTCCTAATTCCTGAGGAAAATCGTCGAGATCTCAAGGAAGTACCGGAAAATATCAAAGATGCACTTGATATTCGTCCCGTACGGTGGATAGATGACGTGCTGGCGGTCGCGTTGACGGGTAACGTTGCCGAAGGTGCCACGTTGACAGGCGCAGACACGTCGTTCAGTACGAATGCTACTGCAAGTACCCATTAAGCGTTAAAGCAACGTCTGCTTTAATTTTACTTAATAAATTTGCCCAATGCCTTGAGCGGCGGGCATTTCACGGCCAGGTCGCTTGACAGGTGTTTCAAGGCATTGCTATAAAACGCAGCTATGCTTTGAGGTTGATGCACTCGGTGACCGTACCGTTCAGAGCCATTTTTTGAAACAGTTAAGGGGTGAAGTGTGAATAAGTCCGAGCTGATTGAAGCTATTGCCGCGTCTGCAGATATTCCGAAAGCAGCGGCAACCCGCGCATTGGATGCCATGGTGGAGTCTGTCACCGATAGCCTCAAAAAAGGCGAGAGTGTTTCTCTGGTCGGTTTTGGTACATTTGCGATCAAAGAGCGTGCTGCGCGTACTGGCCGTAACCCGCAGACGGGTCAGCCCATCGAAATCAGCGCCGCCAAAGTACCTAGCTTTAAAGCCGGTAAAGCGCTGAAAGACGCCGTCAACTAATTGGGTCGCGTTGGCTGTAAATTAATGGGCGCATCGCATCCGCGATGCGCCCATGTTATTTTCTGGCCCGCTATTTCGGGCAATAGATGGCTTTGATGATCTGAGGCTAGCATGCTGCAAAGTATACGAGATGGCTCCAGAAGCTGGGGTGCCAAGATAATTATCGGTCTCATGGTGGCAGCCATGGCACTGTTTGGCGTGGAGTCGCTGTTTAGCGTGTTCGGCAGCGATCCCAACGAGGTCGCCAGCGTCAATGGTGAGCCCATTATGCGTCAAGAAGTCGAGCTGAACGTTCAACGTGCGTTGCGCTCTGGACAGGTGCCGCCAGAGCAAGAGCGCGCCTTGCGCAACGATATGCTCGATCAGCTGATTACCCAATCCTTACTGACCCAGTACGCGGAAGAGGGCGGTTTTTACGTCTCCGATGCTCAATTGGATCAAATGATCGTTAGCTTGCCCGAGTTCCATGATCAAGATGGACGATTCTCAGCAGACATTTTCCGTAACCGTCTCGCCGGTGCAGGTTACACGCCTCTCTCGTTTCGTGAAGAGCTACGAGTAGACATCAAGCGACAGCATTTACAGCAAGGGCTTGCCTTTAGCGATTTCACCCTGGCTAGTGAAGAAGAGCGTTTGGCTGACTTACAGCGGCAGCAGCGAGATTTTCGTTACGTCATGCTGAGCGCCGAAGACGCCAATATCGACGTCAACGTTACCGACGAGCAGATGCAGGCTTACTACGATGCCAATCAGTCGCGTTTCGAGCGTCCTGAGCAGGTGCGCGTAGAGTATGTGTTGATCGATCGCCAAGCTATGGCGGAGGACGTCGATGTCGACGAACAGGCGCTTCGCGACGCGTGGCGAGCGCAGAGCCAAAGCGCTGATCGTCGCGTATCGCACATTATGATCACTTTCGGTGACGAGCGTAGCCGTGAAGAAGCTCAGGCGCGGGCTAGCGAAGCGCTTGCGTCCCTCAACGAAGGCGAAAGCTTTGCTGATACGGCCGCGCGCTATTCCGATGACACGGCTAGTGCCGAAGATGGCGGTGATCTAGGTGTCATCAGTCGCGGCTTTTTTGGTGATGCTTTTGACGAGGCGGCGTTTTCCCTGGGTGTGGGCGAAACCTCTCAGCTGGTAGAAATGGATGGTGCTTTCCACATTCTCCGCGTGACCGAGCTGGCAGGCCCCACCTTCGAAGAGCAGCGTGATGCACTGGCTCAAGACGTGGCACTTCGGGAAGTGAATGACGCGTTCAACGAACGGGTTCAGCGCTTGATCGATGAGAGTTTTGCCGCGGATGACCTTCAAAGCGTCGCCGATGATCTCGGCCTGACACTCGAGCGAACGCAGTGGATTGCCCGTGATGAAGGGGAAGGCGTACTTTCCGAGCCTGGCGTGCTAGATGAAGCCTTCAGTGCAGACGTGCTGGAAGAGGGCTATAACAGCGAAGTCATCGAACTCGATAACGACCGTCGTTTGGTGCTACGGGTGGCCGAGCATCGTGACGCGACGGTTCTGCCTTTGGAAGACGTGCGCGATGAGGTCGAACAGGCCGTCGCAGCTCAGCAGCGTCAAGAGGCCCTTCAGGCTCAGGCGGGAGAGTTGATTGCTTCCTTGCGGAACGGTGAAAATGTCGAGCTGGAGTGGCTGGAAGCCAATGACGTGTCGCGTCAGTCGGATAGCGCACTGCCTCAATCGCTTGTGGGCGAAGTGTTCCGTATGCCGCGTCCCAGCGAGGGCGAAAGCGTTTATCGTGCGGTGACTATGCCGCAAGGTGTGGCTGTCGTTGCGCTAGATCGCGTTTTTGTAGGCGAAGTGGACGAGCAGATGACCGCGTTCGTTGCGCAAATGGCCGAGCAGCTTCGTGCCCAGTCGGTTATCCAGGGGTTGATCGACGATCTACGTAACGATGCGGAGATCGAGCGCTAAGTCCTTGAAATACCCCATTGGAATAAATGCAAGTGCCCGCGTGGGCGCTTGCAATGAGCCGAGAAAAAGCCGATCGAGTGATCGGCTTTTTTTGTCGCTCGTATCGCAAGTCAAGGCAGAGCGTCGAGCGAAAACTGACGCAGAACGGGTTCGGCATGACGCTCATTAGCAGGCTCTACCACCACATCCCAGCCGTGTTGGTTGTCCCAGTCGCCCAGTACGAAGCGCTTGGCAGGAACGTCTTCGACCGTGAGGTCGTGCACCTTGGGCCGATGGGTGTGCCCATGAATCATGGTCGTTACACCGTAACGTTCCATGAGTGCCACAACCTCATCTTGGGTGACGTCCATGATGTCGTCGGCTTTGCCCGCATTGGCATCACCCGACTGCATGCGCAGGCTTTTGGCAAGCTCCAACCGCTGCTCCAGGGGCAGCGAAAGAATTTGCTGCTGCCACTGTTCGCTGCGCGACTGAGCGCGAAAAGCCATATACGCCTCGTCTTTGGTGCAGAGGCTATCGCCGTGGAGAATGACGGCGGGAACGCCTTGCAGCTCTACTTGTTCGCTTTCCGGTAGCAGGGTGGCGCCACAGGCGTGAATAAAACGTTCACCCAGTAAAAAGTCTCGGTTGCCATGGATGAAATAGACGGCAGTGCCAGCTTCACTGAGTGCGTGCAGTCGTCGAATGACGTCATGGGCCACGGTGCTCAGTGGGTGAGGGGTGTCCAGCAGGTCGTCACCCATCCAGGCATCGAAAAGATCTCCCAGGATGTAGAGCGCCTGTGCCCCACTGGCCGTCTGTTCTAAGTAGCGATAAAACCCCTGATTGATCTCAGGTGTCTCGTGACTTAGATGCATATCAGCGATTAGCAGCGTACGCATAAAGCTCCCAACGATTATTCCGCTTCCTTCACGTAGGCGCGTTCGATGATGACATCTTCCGCAGGCACATCGGCGTGCATGCCGCGACGTGTGGTGCTGACGCCTTTGATCGCGTTCACCACATCCATGCCTTCAACGACTTCTCCGAACACCGCATAGCCCCAGCCTTGCAAGCTTTTGCCACTATGGTTAAGGAAGCTGTTGTTACCGACATTGATGAAAAATTGTGCCGTAGCAGAGTGGGGGTCTTGGGTGCGCGCCATGGCCAGCGTGCCGATGGTGTTTTGCAAGCCGTTATCGGCTTCGTTCTCGATAGGGTCACGGGTCGGTTTTTGGTTGAAGTCCTGGTCGAAACCGCCACCTTGAATCATGAAGCCATCAATGACCCGGTGAAACAGCGTGCCGTCGTAAAAACCGTCGCGCACGTACTGCTCGAAATTGGCTGCCGTAACCGGGGCTTTTTCATGATTGAGCGCGATGGTGATGTCACCGTGGTTCGTCTGTAATACGATCATGGATAAATTCCTGTTCAATAAAAGCGTTCGCCTTGGCGCTGTGCATCGGCGTCACGTTATAATAGCGGTTTTGCTCGGCACCGCGAAGCGCTAACCCTGATTGCCTTTGCATCGTTTGCCCAGCACGCCATCCACCATGAGGTTATCAACACCACCATGACCAACGAGACCACCCCAGCGCCGAACTTCATTCGCAACCAAGTACGCGACGAGATAGCGGGCGGCCAGGTCACCAAAATCGTGACGCGCTTTCCCCCGGAGCCCAACGGCTTTTTGCATATCGGCCACGCCAAGTCGATCTGTTTGAATTTCGGGTTGGCAGAGCAGTTGGGTGGTGAGTGTCATCTGCGCTTTGACGACACCAACCCTGCCAAAGAAGAGCAGGCGTACATCGATGCCATCAAAGAGGACGTCAGCTGGCTGGGCTTCGAGTGGGCCGGACCGGTGCGCTTTGCCTCTGATTATTTCGATCAGCTCTACGCCTGGGCGCAGCATCTGATTCGTGAAGACAAAGCCTATGTGGATGACCTCTCCCCGGATGAGATTCGCGAGTATCGAGGCACGCTGACCGAGCCCGGCAAGCCTAGCCCCTACCGTGAGCGCAGCGCCGAAGAGAGCTTGGACCTTCTAGAACGGATGCGTAACGGTGAGTTTGGTGAAGGCGAAAAAGTGCTGCGCGCCAAAATCGATATGGCGTCGCCCAACATCAATTTGCGCGATCCGATCTTGTACCGCATTCGTCATGCGCATCATCACCAAACAGGTGACAAGTGGAAAATCTACCCCTCGTACGATTTTACCCACGGTCAGTCGGATGCCATCGAGGGTATTACTCACTCCATCTGTACGCTGGAGTTCGAAGACCACCGCCCGCTATACGAGTGGTTCTTGAACAATCTGCCGGTGCCCGCCAAGCCGCGCCAGATTGAATTTGCCAGACTGAACCTCGACTACACGCTGACCTCCAAACGTAAGCTGAAGCTGTTGGTGGATGAGCAGATCGTCGATGGTTGGGATGACCCGCGAATGCCGACCATTTCCGGTATGCGTCGCCGCGGCTATACGCCCGCTTCGATTCGTAAATTCTGTGAAATGATCGGCGTGACCCGTTCCGACGGTGGTTTGGTGGATATCGCCATGCTGACCCACGCCATTCGTTCGGACCTGGAAGATAACGCACCCCGCGCCATGTGCGTGCTCAAGCCGCTGAAAGTAGTGCTGACGAACGTGCCGGAAGATCACGAGGAAGTGTACGAGGTGCCGGGCCACCCAGCGCGTGACGATATGCCGATGCGCAAGGTGCCGTTTGGTCGTGAACTCTACATCGACCAAGACGACTTCATGGAAGACGCACCGAAAAAATTCTTCCGCTTAGCGCCCGGTAAAGAAGTCCGTCTGCGTAATAGCTATGTGATCCGTTGTGATGAGGTTATCAAAGATGACGCAGGCGAGATCGTCGAGCTGCGCTGCTCCGTCGATTTCGACACCCTGGGTAAAAACCCCGAAGGCCGCAAGGTGAAAGGGGTGATTCACTGGGTCAGCGCGGCCCACGGCGTGCCGATGGAAGTGCGCCTCTACGATAACCTGTTCATGGTCGAGCAGCCCGATCGTGACAAGGACGTCGACTTCCTCGAGCATTTGAACCCCGAGTCGCTGGTGGTATGCAACGCCATTGGCGAGCCAAGCCTGGCCAGCGCCGCGCCGGAAGATCGCTTCCAATTCGAGCGAGTCGGTTATTTCTGTGCTGATCGCCATGTCTCCACTAACGACCACCTGGTGTTCAACCGTACCGTTGGGTTGAAAGATAGCTGGGCGAAAATCAAACAGAAGGGCTAAGGAAACGTCATATGCATATTTACAATACGCTGACTCGCCGCAAAGACCCTTTTCGCCCGCTGGTGGCCGGCAAGGTCAGCATGTACGTTTGCGGTATGACGGTGTATGACTACTGTCACCTTGGCCACGCCCGGGTGATGGTGGCCTTTGACGTGATTACCCGCTACCTGCGCCATCGCGGTTATGACGTGACCTATGTCCGCAACATCACCGATATCGACGATAAAATCCTCAAGCGGGCCGAGGAGAACGGCGAGCCCATCGACGCGCTCACCGAGCGCATGATTGCCGCGATGCATGAGGACGAAGCTCGCCTCAACGTGCTGCCACCCAGTCAGGAGCCCCGGGCAACGGGGCACATCGACGATATCATCGCGATGATCGAAACGCTCATCGACAAAGGCTTTGCCTATGCCGCGGCCAATGGTGATGTCTACTACCGAGTGCGCAAGTTCACCGACTACGGCAAATTGAACAACCGTCAGTTGGATGACATGCGCTCGGGAGCGCGCGTGGATGTGGATGTACATAAAGAGGATCCGCTGGATTTCGTGCTTTGGAAAGCGGCCAAACCCGGTGAAGCCCACTGGCACTCTCCTTGGGGAGAGGGTCGCCCCGGCTGGCACATCGAGTGCTCTGCAATGTCGACCTGCTGCTTGGGTGATACCTTCGATATCCATGGCGGCGGGCCGGATTTGACCTTTCCTCATCATGAGAACGAGATCGCCCAATCGGAAGCAGCGACAGGGAAAACCTACGTCAATACCTGGATGCATGCCGGCGCCGTGCGTGTGAATCAGGAAAAGATGTCCAAGTCCTTGGGCAATTTCTTCACCATCCGTGACGTACTTGCCGAGCATGATCCGGAAGTCGTTCGCTATCTGTTGGTCGCCAGCCACTACCGCAGCGCCATCAACTACTCGTTGGATTCGCTGGTCGAAGCACGCAAGTCGCTGACGCGACTATATACGGCGTTGGAAGGCGTGGACGCTGACGAGCAGGCAGTCGCCAGCGAGGCGGCCGAGCGCTTTACCGCGGCCATGGACGACGACTTCAACACCCCTGTCGCTTTGGCCGCGCTGTTCGACTTGGCCCGCGATCTCAACCGCGCGAAAAGCGACCAGCCAGCGGAAGCGCCGCGCTTGGCAGGCGAATTAAAGCGCTTGGCCGGGGTGCTGGGGTTATTACAGCAAGTGCCGGAAACCTTCCTCAAAGGCGCTCAGCAGCAGGTAGCGCTTAGCGAGGAGGAGATCGAAGCCAAAATCGCCGAACGTCATGATGCAAAAACCAGTAAGGATTTTGCCCGCGCGGACGCCATTCGTGACGAGCTGGCAGCGCTCGGCATCGTTCTCAAGGACTCCCGGGAAGGGACGACCTGGGTCATCGAAGCGCCTTGATCGTGGTGATATGTCGGACGCCGTGAAAACGGCGTCTGACTTCAACGCAGTAGGCTCTTATACTGATCCGGTACGCCACAGACGCACACTGAAAAGGACGACCCCATGCGCTCATTGTTCACACCTTCGCTGGCTGCCTGTCTATCGACGGTAGCCTTCTCTGTAGTCACTCTTTCCACGGCCAGCGCCAACGATCCCGTCGTGGTGTCTTCGAAAATCGATACGGAAGGCTCGGTGTTGGGCGAACTGATCATTCAAACATTGGAACGCAACGGCATTCCTACGGAAGATCGCCTTCAGTTAGGGGGCACTAGCGTGGTACGTAGCGCGCTGCAAGCAGGGGAGATCGATATTTACCCAGAATACACGGGGAACGGCGCCTTCTTCTTCGACATGACCGATAGCCCCGTCTGGAACAGCGCCGACGACGCTTATCAAACCGTCAGCGAACGCGATGCCGAGCAGGGGTTGATTTGGCTACAGCCCGCCAGTGCCAACAACACTTGGGCCATGAGCATTCGCCAAGACGTGGCCGACGCCAATGATTTGACCACGCTGGATGATTTGGCTGCATATCTGGCCGATGGCGGAACGTTCAAATTTGCCGCCAGCGCTGAATTCGTCGAATCCGCCCAGGCGCTACCGGCTTTCCAGGACGCCTATGGTTTCGAGTTGAGCGATGATCAGCTGCTCGTCCTTTCGGGTGGCAACACGGCTGCTACGATGCGTGCGGCCGCGCAGCAAACCAGCGGTGTCAATGGCGCCATGACCTACGGTACCGACGGTGGTCTGAGCGCCCTGGGCCTCGTCGTGCTCGAAGACTCCAAAGGCGTACAGCCGGTGTATCAACCCGCTCCCGTGGTGCGTGAAGAAGTGCTTGACGCTTACCCTGACATGGAAGCGTTGCTGAATGAGGTGTTTGCCACGCTAGACCTCGTGACGCTGCAAGAGCTCAATGCGAATGTCGCGGTGAATGGTGTCTCGCCGGATCAAGTAGCGAGTGACTACCTCGACAGCCTGGATGACTGATGAATGTCGTTGATCGACGCCCTACCATCGCCATCCTTTAAACGACGCCCTTGGCAGCCTAATGTCGTACTGTGCTGTCTCAGCGGGAGCATGTTAGCCGCTGCATGGCTACTGAACGTGGTGAGTGTCGCCCCTAATCGTATCGTTTCCGGTACCGCCTTTGGCATGGTCGATGCCATTGGTTGGCCAGGGGCAGCCCTGGTGTCATTGCTCTCTCTCGCTATGGCGACGTTGGCATTGATGCCTAACGTCCGGCACTATCGAGCGGTGCTGGCCATCGTTACGCTAACCTTACTACTCATGCCGTTTGGTTTGATGGTGGCTGGCCACTGGTTGGTCGACCCTTCCTTACCTCAGGCGCGTCTTGGTATTGGTCCGGCCTACTGGACCGTACTGTTCGTTTTATTGCTCTGCTTGGTAGAGCTTCGTCTGCGTCTTGGGTTATCTCGATGGTGGACGGCGCTACTGTTATTCGGTGTAAGCGTTGTCTGGTGGGGCTGTGCCGCGCTCTGGCTGGATCGCCTTGCCCTGGTACAGGAGTTCCAAGCTCGGCAGGGGCAGTTTTATCAGGCACTGATGCAGCACATGGTGCTGGTGAGCACGGCCGTAGGCGTCAGCGTGGTGCTGGGGTCGCTGCTGGCCATGCTCATGCGTCGCTATGAGCGGCTACAAAAAGTAGCGTTTACGCTGCTGAATTTTTTACAAACCATCCCCAGCTTGGCGCTGTTTGGGCTTCTGCTAGCGCCCCTTGCCTGGCTGGCAGCGAATGTCCCAACGCTGGCGGCGCTAGGGGTGAGTGGCATTGGCAACGCGCCGGCGCTGATCGCGCTCATCGCCTACAGCCTGCTGCCAATGGTGCGCAATACCTACATCGCCCTCGAAGAAGTGAGCGAGGAGACATTGCAGGCCGCCAAAGCCATGGGAATGCGAACGACACAACGTTTTTGGCAAGTGCGGTTTCCGTTGGCACTTCCCGTGCTGTTGGAAGGCGTGCGTATTACCGCCGTTCAAGCCGTGGGACTTACCGCGGTAGCGGCATTGATTGGGGCGGGCGGCTTAGGCACATTTATTTTTCAAGGGCTGGGTCAGGCTGCCATGGATATGGTGCTGTTGGGTGCGTTACCCATTTTGATCTTGGCGCTCATGGTGGATGCAGGGCTTGGTGCGTTAGCGGACGCGCTGCGTCCCGGAGGACGGCAATGATCGAGCTTTCCCATGTTTCAAAGACGTTCGGCGACGCCACCGCGGTGGATGACATTACCCTGCGGGTTGCAAAAGGCAAGCTCTGTGCGTTGGTAGGTACTTCCGGCTGCGGTAAATCCACCACGCTGCGCATGATCAATCGACTCATCGATCACAGCAGTGGCGACATCATCTTGGATGGCCAGGCGATCGAGCAGTACGATCCAGTGAAGCTTCGCCGTCGCATTGGTTACGTGATTCAGAGCACCGGACTATTTCCTCACTGGAGCGTTGCACGCAACATTGGATTGGTGCCTCGGCTATTGAAGTGGTCGGCTACCGATACTACCGCTCGAGTCGAGGAGTTGATGGGGTTGCTAGGGCTGCCTGTGGAGGAGTTCGCCCATAAATATCCTCACCAACTCTCCGGCGGGCAGGCGCAACGGGTAGGTGTGGCTCGCGCGCTTGCCGGCGATCCCGATATCTTGCTCATGGATGAGCCCTTTGGGGCGCTAGACCCCATCACCCGGGAAAAGCTCCAGGAGGAGCTTGCCAAAATACAGTCTCGGCTGCACAAAACCATCGTGTTCGTGACCCACGATATGGATGAAGCACTGAGGTTGGCCGACCACCTTGTCGTCATGCGCGACGGTCGCATCGTTCAACAGGGCACGCCACTAGCGCTTTTACAGCATCCCCACGATCCGTTTGTCGAGTCGTTACTCGGCGGCCTGGAGCGGGGATTGAAGCAAGCAGCGCTCACACGGGTGAAAGACCACATGACATCGCTGGGGCCTACCTTGCCGGCGCAGTCGCGCATTCCCGCTGATTTTTCGCTGCGCCAAGCGCTCTCCATGATGTTGCGTGATCACTGTGATCGCTTGACGGTCGTCGATCAAAACGATGTGCCGATTGGTGAGCTGTCGCTTCGCCGTATCGTCAAAGAAGCACAG includes:
- the osmF gene encoding glycine betaine ABC transporter substrate-binding protein OsmF; protein product: MRSLFTPSLAACLSTVAFSVVTLSTASANDPVVVSSKIDTEGSVLGELIIQTLERNGIPTEDRLQLGGTSVVRSALQAGEIDIYPEYTGNGAFFFDMTDSPVWNSADDAYQTVSERDAEQGLIWLQPASANNTWAMSIRQDVADANDLTTLDDLAAYLADGGTFKFAASAEFVESAQALPAFQDAYGFELSDDQLLVLSGGNTAATMRAAAQQTSGVNGAMTYGTDGGLSALGLVVLEDSKGVQPVYQPAPVVREEVLDAYPDMEALLNEVFATLDLVTLQELNANVAVNGVSPDQVASDYLDSLDD
- a CDS encoding SurA N-terminal domain-containing protein: MLQSIRDGSRSWGAKIIIGLMVAAMALFGVESLFSVFGSDPNEVASVNGEPIMRQEVELNVQRALRSGQVPPEQERALRNDMLDQLITQSLLTQYAEEGGFYVSDAQLDQMIVSLPEFHDQDGRFSADIFRNRLAGAGYTPLSFREELRVDIKRQHLQQGLAFSDFTLASEEERLADLQRQQRDFRYVMLSAEDANIDVNVTDEQMQAYYDANQSRFERPEQVRVEYVLIDRQAMAEDVDVDEQALRDAWRAQSQSADRRVSHIMITFGDERSREEAQARASEALASLNEGESFADTAARYSDDTASAEDGGDLGVISRGFFGDAFDEAAFSLGVGETSQLVEMDGAFHILRVTELAGPTFEEQRDALAQDVALREVNDAFNERVQRLIDESFAADDLQSVADDLGLTLERTQWIARDEGEGVLSEPGVLDEAFSADVLEEGYNSEVIELDNDRRLVLRVAEHRDATVLPLEDVRDEVEQAVAAQQRQEALQAQAGELIASLRNGENVELEWLEANDVSRQSDSALPQSLVGEVFRMPRPSEGESVYRAVTMPQGVAVVALDRVFVGEVDEQMTAFVAQMAEQLRAQSVIQGLIDDLRNDAEIER
- a CDS encoding HU family DNA-binding protein — protein: MNKSELIEAIAASADIPKAAATRALDAMVESVTDSLKKGESVSLVGFGTFAIKERAARTGRNPQTGQPIEISAAKVPSFKAGKALKDAVN
- a CDS encoding UDP-2,3-diacylglucosamine diphosphatase translates to MRTLLIADMHLSHETPEINQGFYRYLEQTASGAQALYILGDLFDAWMGDDLLDTPHPLSTVAHDVIRRLHALSEAGTAVYFIHGNRDFLLGERFIHACGATLLPESEQVELQGVPAVILHGDSLCTKDEAYMAFRAQSRSEQWQQQILSLPLEQRLELAKSLRMQSGDANAGKADDIMDVTQDEVVALMERYGVTTMIHGHTHRPKVHDLTVEDVPAKRFVLGDWDNQHGWDVVVEPANERHAEPVLRQFSLDALP
- the lon gene encoding endopeptidase La yields the protein MQQNAEQTQCLPLLPLRDVVVYPQMVIPLFVGREKSIQALEAAMEADKRVLLVAQREASQDDPDNADLYAMGTVADIMQLLKLPDGTVKVLIEGSFRADVIDIEESEAGYTQAYLTPRESEPLTNREQEALVRVLLNQFEQYVKLSKKVPNEVLNSLSGIEDPSRLVDTICAHLSLKIGDKQELLEMDRVRDRIEHLMALIESEIDLLQVEKRIRSRVKEQMEKTQREYYLNEQMKAIQKEMGELDNVPNEAEKYEQAIKASGMPKEASEKATQELNKLKMMASNSAEATVVRSYLDWLIAVPWKKRTRVKHDLVKAQEVLDADHYGLEEVKARILEYLAVQKRVRKLKGPVLCLVGPPGVGKTSLGQSIARATNRKYVRLALGGVRDESEIRGHRRTYIGSLPGKLMQRMSRAGVKNPLFLLDEVDKLGMDHRGDPASALLEVLDPEQNGSFSDHYLELDYDLSETLFICTANSMNIPGPLLDRMEIIRLPGYTEDEKLAIAKRYLLPKQLEANGLETHELALGDDALLELVRYYTREAGVRELERQIAKVCRKVLRERLEAERKSTDKAGSKLQAQQILTAEQIETYAGVRRYSYGLAEQEDQVGRVTGLAWTSVGGELLNIESVVTPGKGRIHKTGSLGDVMKESVSAAQTVVKARAERYGIDHQRFENEDLHIHVPEGATPKDGPSAGIAMVTAIVSAYTQRPVRCEVAMTGEVNLRGEVLPIGGLKEKLLAARRGGIKTVLIPEENRRDLKEVPENIKDALDIRPVRWIDDVLAVALTGNVAEGATLTGADTSFSTNATASTH
- a CDS encoding peptidylprolyl isomerase → MIVLQTNHGDITIALNHEKAPVTAANFEQYVRDGFYDGTLFHRVIDGFMIQGGGFDQDFNQKPTRDPIENEADNGLQNTIGTLAMARTQDPHSATAQFFINVGNNSFLNHSGKSLQGWGYAVFGEVVEGMDVVNAIKGVSTTRRGMHADVPAEDVIIERAYVKEAE
- a CDS encoding glutamine--tRNA ligase/YqeY domain fusion protein yields the protein MTNETTPAPNFIRNQVRDEIAGGQVTKIVTRFPPEPNGFLHIGHAKSICLNFGLAEQLGGECHLRFDDTNPAKEEQAYIDAIKEDVSWLGFEWAGPVRFASDYFDQLYAWAQHLIREDKAYVDDLSPDEIREYRGTLTEPGKPSPYRERSAEESLDLLERMRNGEFGEGEKVLRAKIDMASPNINLRDPILYRIRHAHHHQTGDKWKIYPSYDFTHGQSDAIEGITHSICTLEFEDHRPLYEWFLNNLPVPAKPRQIEFARLNLDYTLTSKRKLKLLVDEQIVDGWDDPRMPTISGMRRRGYTPASIRKFCEMIGVTRSDGGLVDIAMLTHAIRSDLEDNAPRAMCVLKPLKVVLTNVPEDHEEVYEVPGHPARDDMPMRKVPFGRELYIDQDDFMEDAPKKFFRLAPGKEVRLRNSYVIRCDEVIKDDAGEIVELRCSVDFDTLGKNPEGRKVKGVIHWVSAAHGVPMEVRLYDNLFMVEQPDRDKDVDFLEHLNPESLVVCNAIGEPSLASAAPEDRFQFERVGYFCADRHVSTNDHLVFNRTVGLKDSWAKIKQKG
- the cysS gene encoding cysteine--tRNA ligase — its product is MHIYNTLTRRKDPFRPLVAGKVSMYVCGMTVYDYCHLGHARVMVAFDVITRYLRHRGYDVTYVRNITDIDDKILKRAEENGEPIDALTERMIAAMHEDEARLNVLPPSQEPRATGHIDDIIAMIETLIDKGFAYAAANGDVYYRVRKFTDYGKLNNRQLDDMRSGARVDVDVHKEDPLDFVLWKAAKPGEAHWHSPWGEGRPGWHIECSAMSTCCLGDTFDIHGGGPDLTFPHHENEIAQSEAATGKTYVNTWMHAGAVRVNQEKMSKSLGNFFTIRDVLAEHDPEVVRYLLVASHYRSAINYSLDSLVEARKSLTRLYTALEGVDADEQAVASEAAERFTAAMDDDFNTPVALAALFDLARDLNRAKSDQPAEAPRLAGELKRLAGVLGLLQQVPETFLKGAQQQVALSEEEIEAKIAERHDAKTSKDFARADAIRDELAALGIVLKDSREGTTWVIEAP